A single region of the Brassica rapa cultivar Chiifu-401-42 chromosome A03, CAAS_Brap_v3.01, whole genome shotgun sequence genome encodes:
- the LOC103856389 gene encoding subtilisin-like protease SBT6.1 isoform X4 — MTTWGMEHLLRVLLLVKIQNVLVLPQTRRSMPSECSQITSLLQVSYTSWFLDAFNYAIATDMDVLNLSIGGPDYLDLPFVEKVWEITASNIIMVSAIGNDGPLYGTLNNPADQSDVIGVGGIDYDDHIASFSSRGMSTWEIPHGYGRVKPDVVAYGREIMGSKISTGCKSLSGTSVASPVVAGIVCLLVSVIPEASRKDLLNPASMKQALVEGAAKLSGPNMYEQGAGRVDLLESYEILKSYHPRASIFPSILDYNDCPYSWPFCRQSLYAGAMPVIFNTTILNGMGVIGYIEGSPTWHAANEEGNLLSIHFKYPDVIWPWTGYLAIHMQIKEEGAQFTGEIEGNVTVKVYSPPAPGETGPRRSTCTLQLKLKVIPTPPRAKRILWDQFHSIKYPPGYIPRDSLDVRNDILDWHGDHLHTNYHIMFNMLRDAGYYIETLGSPLTCFDAQQYGTLLMVDLEDEYFPEEIEKLRYDVINTGLGLIVFAEWYNVDTMVKMRFFDDNTRSWWTPVTGGANIPALNNLLASFGIAFGDKILNGDFSIDGEQSRYASGTNIVRFPAGGFMHSFPLLDSSESGATQNLLLTGSSKEDPAVLGLLSIGDGRVGVYGDSNCLDSSHMVTNCYWLLKKMLDFTSSNIKDPVLFSKFSKRYSPVTTDEKQLPSRRTDVNFSTYSSVIGKELICQGDSRFEVWGTKGYNLHVRGRNRRLPGYRGIDLGRGLNSTVENTRPARYRSTREEGELSSSRSKYLGGLFNRDEIDMSFLVATRWIVPAGVAASGVLVLLSIWRIRQKKRRRRRASGSNRLA, encoded by the exons ATGACAACCTGGGGCATGGAACATTTGTTGCGGGTGTTATTGCTGGTCAAAATTCAGAATGTCTTGGTTTTGCCTCAGACACGGAGATCTATGCCTTCCGAGTGTTCACAGATAACCAG CTTGTTGCAGGTATCGTACACCTCATGGTTTCTTGACGCTTTCAATTATGCCATAGCAACAGATATGGATGTATTGAATTTGAGCATTGGGGGACCGGACTACTTAGATCTGCCTTTTGTAGAGAAG GTATGGGAAATAACAGCCAGCAATATCATTATGGTCTCAGCAATTGGAAATGATGGGCCACTTTACGGAACGTTAAATAATCCGGCTGACCAGAGTGATGTCATTGGTGTCGGTGGTATTGACTATGATGATCACATAGCTTCATTTTCATCTCGTGGGATGAGCACCTGGGAGATTCCTCATGG ATATGGCCGTGTCAAACCAGATGTGGTTGCATATGGCCGTGAAATTATGGGGTCCAAGATTAGCACTGGTTGTAAAAGCTTGTCTGGAACAAGTGTGGCCAGTCCTGTTGTTGCTGGTATTGTTTGCCTTCTTGTAAGTGTTATTCCTGAAGCTAGTAGGAAGGACCTGCTAAATCCAGCAAGCATGAAGCAGGCGTTGGTCGAAGGTGCTGCTAAGCTTTCAGGTCCTAATATGTATGAGCAGGGTGCAGGAAGAGTTGATTT ATTAGAATCATATGAAATTCTAAAGAGCTACCACCCCCGAGCAAGCATTTTCCCAAGCATTCTTGACTATAATGATTGTCCATATTCCTGGCCCTTTTGTCGTCAGTCACTCTATGCGGGTGCTATGCCTGTCATTTTCAACACGACAATTCTAAATGGTATGGGTGTCATTGGCTACATTGAAGGTTCACCAACATGGCATGCTGCAAACGAGGAAGGAAATCTTCTGAGCATTCACTTTAAGTACCCAGATGTCATATGGCCCTGGACTGGTTATCTAGCTATACACATGCAGATCAAGGAAGAAGGTGCACAATTCACAGGTGAAATAGAGGGTAATGTAACTGTGAAAGTCTATAGCCCACCAGCCCCTGGAGAAACTGGGCCTAGAAGAAGCACTTGCACTCTTCAGTTGAAACTGAAAGTTATTCCCACCCCACCACGAGCGAAACGTATATTGTGGGATCAATTTCACAGCATCAAATATCCTCCAGGGTATATTCCAAGAGACTCTTTGGATGTCCGCAATGACATTCTTGATTGGCATGGTGATCACCTGCATACAAACTATCACATCATGTTCAACATGTTACGTGATGCTGGGTACTATATCGAGACTCTTGGTTCTCCCCTTACATGTTTCGATGCTCAGCAATATGGAACTCTTTTGATGGTTGACCTTGAAGATGAATACTTTCCAGAAGAAATTGAAAAACTCAGATATGACGTCATCAATACAGGATTGGGTCTAATTGTGTTTGCTGAGTGGTATAATGTTGATACCATGGTGAAAATGAGATTCTTCGACGATAACACACGCAGTTGGTGGACTCCAGTCACCGGAGGTGCAAATATTCCCGCACTGAATAACCTTCTTGCGTCATTTGGAATTGCGTTTGGAGACAAGATTCTGAATGGGGATTTCAGTATTGACGGTGAGCAGAGTCGATATGCTTCTGGAACGAACATTGTCAGGTTTCCTGCTGGTGGGTTTATGCACAGTTTTCCTTTACTGGACAGCTCTGAGAGTGGTGCCACACAGAATCTGCTGCTAACAGGGTCCTCGAAG GAAGACCCTGCTGTTCTTGGGCTTTTGTCGATTGGTGATGGCCGAGTTGGTGTATATGGAGACTCAAATTGCCTGGACAGTAGCCACATGGTCACCAACTGCTACTGGCTCCTGAAGAAAATGCTAGATTTCACCAGTTCAAACATCAAAGACCCCGTGCTTTTCTCGAAGTTTTCTAAGAGATATTCACCCGTAACCACAGACGAGAAGCAACTGCCGTCTCGAAGAACTGATGTGAATTTTTCGACATACTCTTCTGTGATCGGAAAGGAGCTAATCTGTCAGGGCGACTCCAGATTTGAAGTATGGGGGACTAAAGGATATAACTTACACGTCAGAGGAAGGAACCGTAGATTGCCCGGCTATCGTGGCATTGATTTAGGTCGAGGCTTGAATTCTACAGTGGAGAATACAAGACCAGCACGTTATAGATCAACCAGGGAAGAAGGTGAACTAAGCTCTTCCAGGAGCAAGTATCTCGGAGGCCTGTTCAATAGAGACGAG ATTGACATGTCATTTCTTGTTGCTACTCGCTGGATAGTACCTGCTGGTGTTGCAGCTAGTG GAGTTCTAGTGCTACTAAGCATATGGAGGATCCGGCAGAAGAAGCGTAGGAGGAGAAGAGCATCTGGATCTAATCGTTTAGCCTAG